A genomic region of Phragmites australis chromosome 2, lpPhrAust1.1, whole genome shotgun sequence contains the following coding sequences:
- the LOC133909773 gene encoding protein WALLS ARE THIN 1-like, producing MGRDQAAAAVMPEKLKLFMGVLALQFLLAGFHIVTRAALNMGISKIVFIVYRNIISLALLTPFAYFLEKKDRPPLTFSLLVEFFLQFLAIAAFTEEDLSSWKVRSGGELFTILYAGLVASGVAFALQIWCIDRGGPLFTAVFQPVQTVAVAVMAAIILGDQLYTGGIIGAVLIVIGLYFVLWGKSAERKARNQDLPQGGGDVTRHLLGGDASAKDEEAPTDLA from the exons ATGGGGAGAGATCAGGCAGCTGCAGCGGTGATGCCTGAGAAGCTGAAACTGTTCATGGGAGTGTTGGCCCTGCAGTTCCTGCTTGCAGGGTTCCACATTGTCACCAGGGCTGCACTCAACATGGGCATCAGCAAGATTGTGTTCATCGTGTATAGGAACATCATCTCCCTCGCCTTGCTCACCCCGTTCGCCTACTTCCTTGAGAA GAAAGACAGGCCACCACTCACCTTCTCTTTACTGGTGGAATTTTTCCTCCAGTTCCTGGCCATTGCAGCCTTCACCGAGGAAGACCTGAGCAGCTGGAAGGTGCGCTCCGGAGGGGAGCTGTTCACGATCCTATACGCA GGCCTAGTGGCATCTGGCGTTGCCTTTGCTCTGCAGATATGGTGCATCGACAGGGGAGGTCCGCTGTTCACTGCCGTCTTCCAGCCGGTGCAgaccgtcgccgtcgccgtcatgGCTGCCATCATTCTGGGAGACCAGCTATACACAGGAGG GATCATTGGAGCCGTGCTAATTGTCATCGGCCTGTACTTCGTGCTGTGGGGCAAAAGCGCGGAGAGGAAGGCCAGGAACCAAGACCTGCCACAGGGAGGAGGAGACGTAACGAGGCATCTGCTTGGGGGAGATGCGTCGGcaaaagatgaagaagcacccaCAGACCTGGCCTGA
- the LOC133895426 gene encoding fructose-bisphosphate aldolase 3, chloroplastic-like: MAMATAKLSSPANSLLAGGRTRRSAPARRATVIRAAAGSYADELVSTAKSVASPGRGILAIDESNATCGKRLSSIGLDNTEANRQAYRQLLLTTAGLGEYISGAILFEETLYQSTTDGKKFVDCLKDQNIMPGIKVDKGLVPLPGSNNESWCQGLDGLASRCAEYYKQGARFAKWRTVVSIPCGPSALAVKEAAWGLARYAAIAQDNGLVPIVEPEILLDGDHGIERTLEVAEKVWSEVFFYLAQNNVLFEGILLKPSMVTPGAEHKEKASPEAIAKYTLTMLRRRVPPAVPGIMFLSGGQSEVEATLNLNAMNQSTNPWHVSFSYARALQNSVLKTWQGRPENVEAAQKALLVRAKANSLAQLGRYTGEGESAEAKKGMFQKGYTY; this comes from the exons atggcgatggcgacggcgaaGCTGAGCTCCCCGGCCAACAGCTTGCTCGCTGGCGGCCGCACCCGCCGATCCGCGCCCGCCCGCCGCGCCACGGTGATCCGGGCCGCCGCCGGCTCCTACGCCGACGAGCTCGTATCCACCGCG AAATCTGTTGCTTCCCCTGGGCGTGGTATCCTGGCAATTGATGAGTCGAATGCTACATGTGGAAAGAGATTATCGTCCATTGGTTTGGACAACACAGAAGCTAACCGTCAGGCTTACAGGCAGCTTTTATTGACAACTGCTGGTCTTGGCGAATATATTTCTGGTGCTATTCTTTTCGAGGAAACTCTTTACCAGTCAACTACAGATGGCAAGAAGTTTGTTGACTGTTTGAAGGATCAGAATATCATGCCTGGTATCAAGGTTGACAAG GGTTTGGTGCCCTTGCCTGGATCCAACAATGAATCATGGTGCCAAGGTCTTGATGGTTTGGCTTCAAGGTGTGCTGAATATTACAAGCAGGGAGCACGCTTTGCAAAGTG GAGAACTGTTGTTAGCATCCCATGTGGTCCGTCTGCATTAGCAGTCAAGGAAGCGGCATGGGGACTTGCTAGATATGCTGCTATTGCTCAG GACAATGGTTTGGTGCCAATTGTGGAGCCAGAGATCCTTCTTGATGGAGACCATGGGATCGAGAGAACTCTTGAGGTGGCAGAGAAAGTTTGGTCTGAGGTATTCTTCTACCTGGCCCAAAACAACGTTCTGTTTGAGGGTATCCTGCTGAAGCCCAGCATGGTCACCCCTGGAGCTGAGCATAAGGAGaaggcttctccagaagccattGCGAAGTACACATTAACAATGCTTCGGAGGAGAGTGCCACCTGCAGTTCCTGGAATCATG TTCCTTTCTGGTGGACAGTCCGAGGTGGAGGCAACTCTGAACCTGAACGCGATGAACCAGTCTACGAACCCATGGCATGTGTCATTCTCCTACGCCCGGGCTCTCCAGAACTCGGTGCTGAAGACATGGCAAGGGCGCCCCGAGAACGTAGAGGCAGCGCAGAAGGCCCTGCTGGTGCGTGCCAAGGCGAACTCGCTGGCGCAGCTTGGCCGCTACACCGGCGAGGGAGAGAGTGCTGAGGCCAAGAAAGGCATGTTTCAGAAAGGCTACACCTACTAA
- the LOC133895436 gene encoding DExH-box ATP-dependent RNA helicase DExH3-like isoform X2 — protein MLLASVLRGRVRFLRRPRPLIMPSPLFLSRNPNPSPSKTSPYLSLPPASSAMSTSGVYVPPMRRLRSVIACTNGSLAPPPSAAAQAQQTVRTPEWRKDGRSLSPPSPPQPRRREMPPLPRPPQPEHCRQQSAGYARYAYDDFSEDDSDREMDRTSISSKGASTLDNVDEWKWKLHMLLRNDDEQEIVSRERKDRRDFEQLAQLADRMGLHSRQYSRIVVFSKVPLPNYRSDLDDKRPQREVSIPAGLQREVDALLAGYLARKRMNSGTFPNAAFSRSSSSESFATDEGFFEQQDNQTSTSAVMERIQRRKSLQLRNQQAAWQESNEGQSMMEFRRSLPSYKERQTLLEAISQKQVVVVSGETGCGKTTQLPQYILESEIDAARGASCSIICTQPRRISAISVSERVAAERGEKIGESVGYKVRLEGMKGRDTRLLFCTTGVLLRRLLVDRSLKGVTHVIVDEIHERGMNEDFLLIVLKDLLPRRPELRLILMSATLNAELFSSYFGGAPMIHIPGFTYPVRTQFLEDILESTGHRLTPYNQIDDYGQEKSWKMQKQALRKRKSQIASVVEAVEAADLRNYSSRTRDSLSCWNPDSIGFNLIENVLCHICQKERPGAVLVFMTGWDDINALKEQLQANPLLGDPSKVLLLACHGSMASSEQKLIFEKPEPGVRKIVLATNLAETSITINDVVFVVDCGKAKETSYDALNNTPCLLPTWISKASARQRRGRAGRVQPGECYHLYPRCVYDAFADYQLPELLRTPLQSLCLQIKSLRLGSISEFLSRALQSPESLSVQNAIEYLKVIGAFDQNEELTILGKHLSMLPVEPKLGKMLIFGAIFNCLDPILTIVSGLSVRDPFLTPFDKKDLAESAKLQFSCRDYSDHLALVRAYEGWREAERDRAGYDYCWKKFLSVQTLKAIDSLRRQFLYLLKDTGLVDENMTLCNKWSRDENLVRAVICAGLYPGVSSVVNKEKSISLKTMEDGQVMLYSSSVNGKEAKIPFPWLVFNEKVKVNSVFLRDSTAISDSILLLFGGNIQQGGLDGHLKMLGGYLEFFMNCDLALTYLSLKNELENLIHCKLQNPRMDIQTSEELLSAIRLLVTEDPCNGRFVYGRQEPRSKKAKTMLSSASMSSGGGNGGDNPKNHLQTLLTRAGHNNPSYTTKQIKNSLFRSTVEFNGMQFVGQPCANKKLAEKDAAGEALNWLTRDGGGAPTDSRDTRDADPMSMLLKPPRRRRHSHRRS, from the exons ATGCTCCTGGCCTCCGTCCTGCGGGGTCGCGTCCGCTTCCTCCGCCGGCCCCGCCCCCTGATCAtgccctcccctctcttcctctccaggAACCCTAATCCCAGCCCGAGCAAGACTAGCCCCTACCTCTCGTTGCCCCCCGCGTCCTCCGCCATGAGCACCAGCGGGGTCTACGTGCCGCCCATGCGCCGGCTCCGCTCCGTCATCGCGTGCACCAACGGGAGCCTCGCGCCACCGCCGTCCGCCGCGGCGCAGGCTCAACAGACGGTGCGGACGCCGGAGTGGCGGAAGGACGGGCGCTCGCTCAGCCCCCCGTCGCCGCCTCAGCCACGGCGGCGCGAGATGCCTCCCCTGCCTCGGCCGCCCCAGCCGGAGCATTGCCGACAGCAGAGTGCTGGGTACGCCCGCTACGCCTATGATGATTTCTCCGAGGATGACTCGGATCGGGAGATGGACCGCACCTCGATCTCGAGCAAG GGTGCATCCACTTTAGATAATGTTGATGAATGGAAATGGAAACTGCACATGCTTCTCCGGAACGATGATGAGCAAGAGATTGTCTCAAGGGAAAGAAAGGATAGGCGAGATTTTGAACAACTTGCCCAACTGGCTGATCGAATGGGCTTGCACAG CCGTCAGTATTCAAGGATTGTTGTGTTTAGTAAGGTTCCATTGCCTAATTATAGATCAGATCTTGATGACAAAAGACCTCAGAGAGAG GTATCTATACCTGCTGGCTTGCAAAGAGAAGTTGATGCATTGCTTGCAGGCTATCTTGCACGAAAGAGAATGAACAGTGGGACCTTTCCAAATGCAGCCTTCTCAAGGTCAAGCAGCAGTGAAAGTTTTGCAACCGATGAAGGCTTCTTTGAGCAGCAAGACAATCAGACTTCAACTAGTGCTGTTATGGAGAGAATTCAAAGAAGGAAAAGCCTACAGTTACGCAATCAGCAGGCTGCTTGGCag GAATCAAATGAAGGTCAAAGCATGATGGAGTTTCGCCGCAGCCTTCCTTCTTATAAAGAAAGACAAACATTATTGGAAGCTATATCTCAGAAACAG GTTGTTGTAGTTTCAGGTGAAACAGGCTGTGGCAAGACAACACAGCTACCACAATACATTTTAGAATCTGAAATAGATGCTGCTCGTGGTGCTAGTTGCAGTATTATTTGCACTCAACCAAGACGAATATCAGCTATCTCTGTTTCTGAAAGAGTTGCTGCTGAAAGAGGTGAAAAAATTGGTGAATCG GTTGGGTACAAAGTTCGATTGGAAGGGATGAAAGGAAGGGATACACGCCTTCTTTTCTGCACCACTGGGGTCCTGTTGCGGAGATTACTTGTGGACAGAAGCTTGAAAGGTGTTACCCATGTTATCGTTGATGAAATCCATGAGCGGGGCATGAATGAAG ATTTTCTGCTTATTGTTCTAAAGGATCTTCTTCCACGCCGTCCTGAGCTAAGGCTTATATTGATGAGTGCAACTCTTAATGCCGAGCTGTTCTCTTCATACTTTGGTGGAGCACCCATGATACATATACCT GGTTTTACATATCCTGTCCGGACTCAATTTCTAGAAGATATCCTTGAATCTACTGGACACCGATTGACTCCGTACAACCAAATTGATGACTATGGTCAAGAAAAAAGTTGGAAGATGCAAAAACAAGCTCtaaggaagaggaagagtcaAATTGCTTCTGTCGTGGAA GCAGTTGAAGCTGCTGATTTGAGGAACTATAGTTCACGAACTCGTGACTCGCTATCCTGTTGGAATCCTGATTCAATTGGTTTTAATTTAATAGAAAATGTATTATGCCATATTTGTCAAAAGGAAAGACCTGGTGCTGTTCTTGTATTTATGACTGGGTGGGATGACATTAATGCACTAAAAGAGCAGCTGCAAGCAAACCCATTGCTTGGAGATCCTAGCAAAGTTTTGCTGCTCGCTTGTCATGGTTCAATGGCTAGCTCAGAGCAG aaactAATATTTGAGAAGCCTGAACCTGGAGTAAGGAAAATAGTTCTTGCCACCAATTTGGCCGAAACCAGTATTACTATCAATGATGTAGTTTTTGTTGTTGACTGTGGAAAAGCAAAAGAGACTTCTTATGATGCACTGAATAATACTCCCTGCTTGCTTCCAACCTGGATCTCCAAGGCTTCGGCCAGACAA AGACGGGGAAGAGCTGGCCGAGTCCAACCAGGGGAGTGTTACCATCTTTACCCACGATGTGTATATGATGCATTTGCTGACTACCAGTTACCAGAACTTCTGAGAACCCCTCTCCAATCCCTCTGTTTGCAAATAAAAAGCCTGAGGCTGGGAAGTATATCCGAATTTTTATCCAGAGCTTTGCAATCACCAGAGTCTCTATCG GTACAAAATGCCATTGAATATCTCAAAGTCATTGGAGCATTTGATCAAAATGAAGAGTTGACAATTCTAG GAAAGCATTTGTCTATGCTTCCAGTTGAGCCTAAGTTAGGCAAGATGCTTATTTTTGGGGCTATTTTTAATTGTTTGGATCCCATATTAACCATTGTTTCTGGACTTAGTGTGAGAGATCCATTTTTGACCCCATTCGACAAGAAGGAT CTTGCAGAATCTGCTAAGTTACAGTTTTCATGCCGGGACTACAGCGATCATCTTGCACTTGTTCGTGCATATGAGGGATGGAGAGAGGCTGAAAGAGATCGTGCTGGCTATGACTACTGCTGGAAAAAATTTCTTTCCGTGCAAACCTTGAAAGCCATAGATTCCCTTAGGAGGCAGTTTCTCTACCTTCTGAAGGATACTGGTTTGGTTGATGAAAACATGACTTTGTGCAATAAATGGAGTCGTGACGAAAATCTAGTCCGGGCAGTAATTTGTGCCGGACTATATCCAGGTGTTTCGTCTGTCGTG AACAAGGAGAAATCAATTTCTCTCAAGACAATGGAAGATGGACAGGTCATGCTTTATTCG AGTTCAGTTAATGGTAAAGAAGCTAAGATTCCATTCCCCTGGCTAGTGTTCAATGAGAAGGTGAAGGTGAATTCTGTTTTTCTCCGGGATTCAACTGCTATATCTGATTCTATACTGTTGCTCTTCGGAGGCAACATACAACAAGGGGGCTTG GACGGACACTTGAAAATGCTTGGAGGTTATCTGGAGTtcttcatgaattgtgatctcGCATTGACTTACTTGAGCCTCAAGAATGAACTTGAGAATTTAATCCATTGCAAG CTCCAAAACCCAAGGATGGACATTCAAACCAGTGAAGAGTTGTTATCAGCCATCCGTTTGCTGGTCACAGAGGACCCATGCAATGGTCGCTTTGTCTACGGCCGACAGGAGCCAAGATCCAAGAAAGCAAAGACGATGCTCTCATCAGCCTCCATGAGCAGCGGCGGTGGGAACGGAGGGGACAACCCCAAGAACCATCTCCAGACCCTCCTAACCCGGGCCGGCCACAACAATCCGTCCTACACGACgaagcaaatcaagaacagcCTCTTCAGGTCCACGGTTGAGTTCAACGGCATGCAGTTCGTTGGCCAGCCATGCGCGAACAAGAAGCTCGCGGAGAAGGACGCAGCGGGAGAGGCGTTGAACTGGCTCACGAGAGATGGCGGAGGAGCGCCCACCGACTCGAGGGACACCCGAGACGCGGATCCCATGTCCATGCTGCTGAAGCCACCACGAAGGAGGCGGCATAGCCATCGTAGGAGTTGA
- the LOC133895436 gene encoding DExH-box ATP-dependent RNA helicase DExH3-like isoform X1 has protein sequence MLLASVLRGRVRFLRRPRPLIMPSPLFLSRNPNPSPSKTSPYLSLPPASSAMSTSGVYVPPMRRLRSVIACTNGSLAPPPSAAAQAQQTVRTPEWRKDGRSLSPPSPPQPRRREMPPLPRPPQPEHCRQQSAGYARYAYDDFSEDDSDREMDRTSISSKGASTLDNVDEWKWKLHMLLRNDDEQEIVSRERKDRRDFEQLAQLADRMGLHSRQYSRIVVFSKVPLPNYRSDLDDKRPQREVSIPAGLQREVDALLAGYLARKRMNSGTFPNAAFSRSSSSESFATDEGFFEQQDNQTSTSAVMERIQRRKSLQLRNQQAAWQESNEGQSMMEFRRSLPSYKERQTLLEAISQKQVVVVSGETGCGKTTQLPQYILESEIDAARGASCSIICTQPRRISAISVSERVAAERGEKIGESVGYKVRLEGMKGRDTRLLFCTTGVLLRRLLVDRSLKGVTHVIVDEIHERGMNEDFLLIVLKDLLPRRPELRLILMSATLNAELFSSYFGGAPMIHIPGFTYPVRTQFLEDILESTGHRLTPYNQIDDYGQEKSWKMQKQALRKRKSQIASVVEEAVEAADLRNYSSRTRDSLSCWNPDSIGFNLIENVLCHICQKERPGAVLVFMTGWDDINALKEQLQANPLLGDPSKVLLLACHGSMASSEQKLIFEKPEPGVRKIVLATNLAETSITINDVVFVVDCGKAKETSYDALNNTPCLLPTWISKASARQRRGRAGRVQPGECYHLYPRCVYDAFADYQLPELLRTPLQSLCLQIKSLRLGSISEFLSRALQSPESLSVQNAIEYLKVIGAFDQNEELTILGKHLSMLPVEPKLGKMLIFGAIFNCLDPILTIVSGLSVRDPFLTPFDKKDLAESAKLQFSCRDYSDHLALVRAYEGWREAERDRAGYDYCWKKFLSVQTLKAIDSLRRQFLYLLKDTGLVDENMTLCNKWSRDENLVRAVICAGLYPGVSSVVNKEKSISLKTMEDGQVMLYSSSVNGKEAKIPFPWLVFNEKVKVNSVFLRDSTAISDSILLLFGGNIQQGGLDGHLKMLGGYLEFFMNCDLALTYLSLKNELENLIHCKLQNPRMDIQTSEELLSAIRLLVTEDPCNGRFVYGRQEPRSKKAKTMLSSASMSSGGGNGGDNPKNHLQTLLTRAGHNNPSYTTKQIKNSLFRSTVEFNGMQFVGQPCANKKLAEKDAAGEALNWLTRDGGGAPTDSRDTRDADPMSMLLKPPRRRRHSHRRS, from the exons ATGCTCCTGGCCTCCGTCCTGCGGGGTCGCGTCCGCTTCCTCCGCCGGCCCCGCCCCCTGATCAtgccctcccctctcttcctctccaggAACCCTAATCCCAGCCCGAGCAAGACTAGCCCCTACCTCTCGTTGCCCCCCGCGTCCTCCGCCATGAGCACCAGCGGGGTCTACGTGCCGCCCATGCGCCGGCTCCGCTCCGTCATCGCGTGCACCAACGGGAGCCTCGCGCCACCGCCGTCCGCCGCGGCGCAGGCTCAACAGACGGTGCGGACGCCGGAGTGGCGGAAGGACGGGCGCTCGCTCAGCCCCCCGTCGCCGCCTCAGCCACGGCGGCGCGAGATGCCTCCCCTGCCTCGGCCGCCCCAGCCGGAGCATTGCCGACAGCAGAGTGCTGGGTACGCCCGCTACGCCTATGATGATTTCTCCGAGGATGACTCGGATCGGGAGATGGACCGCACCTCGATCTCGAGCAAG GGTGCATCCACTTTAGATAATGTTGATGAATGGAAATGGAAACTGCACATGCTTCTCCGGAACGATGATGAGCAAGAGATTGTCTCAAGGGAAAGAAAGGATAGGCGAGATTTTGAACAACTTGCCCAACTGGCTGATCGAATGGGCTTGCACAG CCGTCAGTATTCAAGGATTGTTGTGTTTAGTAAGGTTCCATTGCCTAATTATAGATCAGATCTTGATGACAAAAGACCTCAGAGAGAG GTATCTATACCTGCTGGCTTGCAAAGAGAAGTTGATGCATTGCTTGCAGGCTATCTTGCACGAAAGAGAATGAACAGTGGGACCTTTCCAAATGCAGCCTTCTCAAGGTCAAGCAGCAGTGAAAGTTTTGCAACCGATGAAGGCTTCTTTGAGCAGCAAGACAATCAGACTTCAACTAGTGCTGTTATGGAGAGAATTCAAAGAAGGAAAAGCCTACAGTTACGCAATCAGCAGGCTGCTTGGCag GAATCAAATGAAGGTCAAAGCATGATGGAGTTTCGCCGCAGCCTTCCTTCTTATAAAGAAAGACAAACATTATTGGAAGCTATATCTCAGAAACAG GTTGTTGTAGTTTCAGGTGAAACAGGCTGTGGCAAGACAACACAGCTACCACAATACATTTTAGAATCTGAAATAGATGCTGCTCGTGGTGCTAGTTGCAGTATTATTTGCACTCAACCAAGACGAATATCAGCTATCTCTGTTTCTGAAAGAGTTGCTGCTGAAAGAGGTGAAAAAATTGGTGAATCG GTTGGGTACAAAGTTCGATTGGAAGGGATGAAAGGAAGGGATACACGCCTTCTTTTCTGCACCACTGGGGTCCTGTTGCGGAGATTACTTGTGGACAGAAGCTTGAAAGGTGTTACCCATGTTATCGTTGATGAAATCCATGAGCGGGGCATGAATGAAG ATTTTCTGCTTATTGTTCTAAAGGATCTTCTTCCACGCCGTCCTGAGCTAAGGCTTATATTGATGAGTGCAACTCTTAATGCCGAGCTGTTCTCTTCATACTTTGGTGGAGCACCCATGATACATATACCT GGTTTTACATATCCTGTCCGGACTCAATTTCTAGAAGATATCCTTGAATCTACTGGACACCGATTGACTCCGTACAACCAAATTGATGACTATGGTCAAGAAAAAAGTTGGAAGATGCAAAAACAAGCTCtaaggaagaggaagagtcaAATTGCTTCTGTCGTGGAA GAGGCAGTTGAAGCTGCTGATTTGAGGAACTATAGTTCACGAACTCGTGACTCGCTATCCTGTTGGAATCCTGATTCAATTGGTTTTAATTTAATAGAAAATGTATTATGCCATATTTGTCAAAAGGAAAGACCTGGTGCTGTTCTTGTATTTATGACTGGGTGGGATGACATTAATGCACTAAAAGAGCAGCTGCAAGCAAACCCATTGCTTGGAGATCCTAGCAAAGTTTTGCTGCTCGCTTGTCATGGTTCAATGGCTAGCTCAGAGCAG aaactAATATTTGAGAAGCCTGAACCTGGAGTAAGGAAAATAGTTCTTGCCACCAATTTGGCCGAAACCAGTATTACTATCAATGATGTAGTTTTTGTTGTTGACTGTGGAAAAGCAAAAGAGACTTCTTATGATGCACTGAATAATACTCCCTGCTTGCTTCCAACCTGGATCTCCAAGGCTTCGGCCAGACAA AGACGGGGAAGAGCTGGCCGAGTCCAACCAGGGGAGTGTTACCATCTTTACCCACGATGTGTATATGATGCATTTGCTGACTACCAGTTACCAGAACTTCTGAGAACCCCTCTCCAATCCCTCTGTTTGCAAATAAAAAGCCTGAGGCTGGGAAGTATATCCGAATTTTTATCCAGAGCTTTGCAATCACCAGAGTCTCTATCG GTACAAAATGCCATTGAATATCTCAAAGTCATTGGAGCATTTGATCAAAATGAAGAGTTGACAATTCTAG GAAAGCATTTGTCTATGCTTCCAGTTGAGCCTAAGTTAGGCAAGATGCTTATTTTTGGGGCTATTTTTAATTGTTTGGATCCCATATTAACCATTGTTTCTGGACTTAGTGTGAGAGATCCATTTTTGACCCCATTCGACAAGAAGGAT CTTGCAGAATCTGCTAAGTTACAGTTTTCATGCCGGGACTACAGCGATCATCTTGCACTTGTTCGTGCATATGAGGGATGGAGAGAGGCTGAAAGAGATCGTGCTGGCTATGACTACTGCTGGAAAAAATTTCTTTCCGTGCAAACCTTGAAAGCCATAGATTCCCTTAGGAGGCAGTTTCTCTACCTTCTGAAGGATACTGGTTTGGTTGATGAAAACATGACTTTGTGCAATAAATGGAGTCGTGACGAAAATCTAGTCCGGGCAGTAATTTGTGCCGGACTATATCCAGGTGTTTCGTCTGTCGTG AACAAGGAGAAATCAATTTCTCTCAAGACAATGGAAGATGGACAGGTCATGCTTTATTCG AGTTCAGTTAATGGTAAAGAAGCTAAGATTCCATTCCCCTGGCTAGTGTTCAATGAGAAGGTGAAGGTGAATTCTGTTTTTCTCCGGGATTCAACTGCTATATCTGATTCTATACTGTTGCTCTTCGGAGGCAACATACAACAAGGGGGCTTG GACGGACACTTGAAAATGCTTGGAGGTTATCTGGAGTtcttcatgaattgtgatctcGCATTGACTTACTTGAGCCTCAAGAATGAACTTGAGAATTTAATCCATTGCAAG CTCCAAAACCCAAGGATGGACATTCAAACCAGTGAAGAGTTGTTATCAGCCATCCGTTTGCTGGTCACAGAGGACCCATGCAATGGTCGCTTTGTCTACGGCCGACAGGAGCCAAGATCCAAGAAAGCAAAGACGATGCTCTCATCAGCCTCCATGAGCAGCGGCGGTGGGAACGGAGGGGACAACCCCAAGAACCATCTCCAGACCCTCCTAACCCGGGCCGGCCACAACAATCCGTCCTACACGACgaagcaaatcaagaacagcCTCTTCAGGTCCACGGTTGAGTTCAACGGCATGCAGTTCGTTGGCCAGCCATGCGCGAACAAGAAGCTCGCGGAGAAGGACGCAGCGGGAGAGGCGTTGAACTGGCTCACGAGAGATGGCGGAGGAGCGCCCACCGACTCGAGGGACACCCGAGACGCGGATCCCATGTCCATGCTGCTGAAGCCACCACGAAGGAGGCGGCATAGCCATCGTAGGAGTTGA